From one Rhodamnia argentea isolate NSW1041297 chromosome 1, ASM2092103v1, whole genome shotgun sequence genomic stretch:
- the LOC115752853 gene encoding universal stress protein A-like protein isoform X1, whose product MAEVGAEERRVLVAVDESEESMHALSWCLKNIVSDKFRDTLLLLYVKPPRAVSTALDGTGKRCHAEAYLFSSEVMVAIERYGNEVADCVMEKAKRLCSELGDVKVETRIENGDARDVICQMTDKLGADLLVMGSHGYGLIKRTFLGSVSNHCAQNAKCPVMIVKKPKSTPNSH is encoded by the exons ATGGCTGAAGTGGGAGCAGAAGAGCGAAGAGTACTGGTGGCCGTTGACGAGAGCGAGGAGAGCATGCACGCCTTGTCTTGGTGTCTCAAGAATATCGTTTCCGACAAGTTCAGAGACACCCTTTTGCTCCTCTATGTGAAACCTCCTCGAGCTGTGTCCACAGCTCTCGATGGCACAGGTAAAAGATGTCATGCAGAAG CTTACTTGTTTTCATCCGAAGTGATGGTTGCCATCGAGAGGTACGGCAATGAAGTGGCCGATTGTGTGATGGAGAAGGCCAAGAGATTGTGCAGTGAGCTTGGTGAT GTTAAGGTGGAGACAAGGATAGAGAATGGGGATGCAAGGGATGTGATCTGCCAGATGACAGACAAATTGGGGGCTGATCTGCTGGTGATGGGAAGTCATGGCTATGGCCTGATTAAGAG GACTTTTCTGGGGAGTGTGAGCAATCACTGTGCACAGAATGCAAAGTGTCCTGTAATGATAGTGAAGAAGCCCAAGTCCACTCCCAACAGCCACTAA
- the LOC115752853 gene encoding universal stress protein A-like protein isoform X3: MAEVGAEERRVLVAVDESEESMHALSWCLKNIVSDKFRDTLLLLYVKPPRAVSTALDGTVMVAIERYGNEVADCVMEKAKRLCSELGDVKVETRIENGDARDVICQMTDKLGADLLVMGSHGYGLIKRTFLGSVSNHCAQNAKCPVMIVKKPKSTPNSH, from the exons ATGGCTGAAGTGGGAGCAGAAGAGCGAAGAGTACTGGTGGCCGTTGACGAGAGCGAGGAGAGCATGCACGCCTTGTCTTGGTGTCTCAAGAATATCGTTTCCGACAAGTTCAGAGACACCCTTTTGCTCCTCTATGTGAAACCTCCTCGAGCTGTGTCCACAGCTCTCGATGGCACAG TGATGGTTGCCATCGAGAGGTACGGCAATGAAGTGGCCGATTGTGTGATGGAGAAGGCCAAGAGATTGTGCAGTGAGCTTGGTGAT GTTAAGGTGGAGACAAGGATAGAGAATGGGGATGCAAGGGATGTGATCTGCCAGATGACAGACAAATTGGGGGCTGATCTGCTGGTGATGGGAAGTCATGGCTATGGCCTGATTAAGAG GACTTTTCTGGGGAGTGTGAGCAATCACTGTGCACAGAATGCAAAGTGTCCTGTAATGATAGTGAAGAAGCCCAAGTCCACTCCCAACAGCCACTAA
- the LOC115752853 gene encoding universal stress protein A-like protein isoform X2, whose product MAEVGAEERRVLVAVDESEESMHALSWCLKNIVSDKFRDTLLLLYVKPPRAVSTALDGTAYLFSSEVMVAIERYGNEVADCVMEKAKRLCSELGDVKVETRIENGDARDVICQMTDKLGADLLVMGSHGYGLIKRTFLGSVSNHCAQNAKCPVMIVKKPKSTPNSH is encoded by the exons ATGGCTGAAGTGGGAGCAGAAGAGCGAAGAGTACTGGTGGCCGTTGACGAGAGCGAGGAGAGCATGCACGCCTTGTCTTGGTGTCTCAAGAATATCGTTTCCGACAAGTTCAGAGACACCCTTTTGCTCCTCTATGTGAAACCTCCTCGAGCTGTGTCCACAGCTCTCGATGGCACAG CTTACTTGTTTTCATCCGAAGTGATGGTTGCCATCGAGAGGTACGGCAATGAAGTGGCCGATTGTGTGATGGAGAAGGCCAAGAGATTGTGCAGTGAGCTTGGTGAT GTTAAGGTGGAGACAAGGATAGAGAATGGGGATGCAAGGGATGTGATCTGCCAGATGACAGACAAATTGGGGGCTGATCTGCTGGTGATGGGAAGTCATGGCTATGGCCTGATTAAGAG GACTTTTCTGGGGAGTGTGAGCAATCACTGTGCACAGAATGCAAAGTGTCCTGTAATGATAGTGAAGAAGCCCAAGTCCACTCCCAACAGCCACTAA